A region of Plantactinospora sp. BC1 DNA encodes the following proteins:
- a CDS encoding helix-turn-helix transcriptional regulator: MSDHQDLRSRLRQLRTGRKLSQEKLAAVLNVSKSLIQQFESGKLTPQDDTAERLDEFFGTGDEIRKLAKIEREDRQPWLRSLVEQERRALLLRTWEPLVIPGLLQCEAYMREIFSAVPRNAGRIDELIATRRERQANTILRDNPVALSVIIGEIALRRGPADVLKEQWGYLVDAGHRPHVKIRVVPAEAEGIHVGLSGPFSIAAMPDGRRFGHLDDQLIGHPVTNHGDLGHLDLAWEEIDALALPVLQTRDLILRMLEDAK; encoded by the coding sequence GTGAGTGACCATCAGGATTTACGATCCCGGCTCCGACAACTGCGCACCGGCCGGAAGCTGTCACAGGAGAAACTCGCGGCGGTGCTCAACGTGTCGAAGTCGCTGATCCAGCAGTTCGAGAGCGGAAAGCTGACCCCGCAGGACGACACGGCGGAGCGCCTGGACGAGTTCTTCGGTACGGGCGACGAGATCCGCAAACTCGCCAAGATCGAGCGCGAAGATCGGCAACCCTGGCTGCGATCGTTGGTCGAGCAGGAGCGTCGCGCCCTGCTGCTCCGCACCTGGGAGCCGCTGGTGATACCGGGGCTGCTGCAATGCGAGGCGTACATGCGCGAGATCTTCTCGGCGGTGCCCCGCAATGCCGGCCGGATCGACGAACTGATCGCCACCAGGCGCGAGCGCCAGGCGAACACGATCCTCCGGGACAACCCTGTCGCGCTGTCCGTCATCATCGGTGAGATCGCGTTGCGCCGTGGGCCGGCTGACGTCCTGAAAGAGCAGTGGGGCTACCTGGTCGACGCGGGACACCGGCCGCATGTCAAGATCCGGGTCGTCCCTGCCGAGGCGGAGGGGATCCACGTCGGGCTGTCCGGACCGTTCAGCATCGCGGCCATGCCGGACGGGCGCCGGTTCGGCCACCTGGACGACCAGTTGATCGGGCATCCCGTGACCAACCATGGCGACCTGGGGCACCTGGACCTAGCATGGGAAGAGATCGACGCGCTGGCACTTCCCGTGCTCCAGACCCGAGACCTGATCTTGCGAATGCTAGAGGATGCGAAATGA
- a CDS encoding SDR family NAD(P)-dependent oxidoreductase has translation MEMVMETGLSDKVALVTGASGAIGKATALHLAAEGASVALSWRTDQDGVMNIVDAITREGGRARAVHLDHSDLATVQGVIEEVTERLGPVSVLVANAVQWPSFDADEISGLTTSLTVNTVGPAALIDAALPGMRAAGWGRIVAVSTDIVEQPMAGPLAYATAKGALETAARVLAVREARHGILTNIVRPGFTLTDKALNAPFLGPKAVAAESEKTPTGRICTPEDVASAITYLASAANGHINGQTLSLAGGRELVR, from the coding sequence ATGGAGATGGTGATGGAGACCGGTCTGTCCGACAAGGTGGCTCTAGTCACCGGCGCCTCCGGCGCCATCGGCAAAGCCACGGCCCTGCATCTGGCCGCCGAGGGTGCCTCTGTTGCGTTGTCATGGCGCACCGACCAAGACGGCGTCATGAACATCGTCGATGCCATAACACGAGAAGGCGGCCGCGCCCGCGCCGTCCACCTGGACCACAGCGACCTGGCCACCGTGCAGGGCGTCATCGAGGAGGTCACCGAACGTCTCGGACCGGTCTCGGTCCTTGTCGCCAACGCGGTGCAGTGGCCATCCTTCGACGCTGACGAGATCAGCGGCCTCACCACGTCGCTGACCGTCAACACCGTCGGTCCGGCCGCTTTGATCGATGCGGCTCTACCGGGCATGCGCGCCGCCGGCTGGGGACGCATCGTCGCCGTGTCGACCGACATCGTCGAACAGCCCATGGCCGGGCCGCTCGCCTACGCCACAGCGAAGGGCGCACTCGAAACGGCCGCACGCGTGCTCGCCGTCCGGGAAGCCCGCCATGGCATTTTGACAAACATCGTCCGCCCGGGCTTCACTCTCACCGACAAGGCTTTGAACGCCCCCTTCCTGGGGCCCAAAGCGGTCGCGGCTGAATCCGAGAAGACCCCCACCGGCCGTATCTGTACTCCCGAGGACGTCGCCTCCGCCATCACCTACCTGGCCTCGGCAGCAAATGGTCACATCAATGGACAGACGCTGTCACTGGCGGGTGGCCGCGAACTCGTCCGATAG
- the ligD gene encoding non-homologous end-joining DNA ligase, with protein sequence MAREQRVRVEVEGRSLELSNLDKVLYPASGFTKGEVIDYYTRVSEALLPHLRDRALTRIRYPNGVDGNFFFEKNAPASTPDWVRLERLPAPGSTKGREMLDYVVCDDLATLVWLANLAALELHTPQWQVGAHPDLMVMDLDPGAPAGLVECCGVALLIRERLAADGIASYPKTSGKKGMQLSCPVSGGQSADVVSGYARRIAEELAREAPKSITAQMAKRLRPGKIFIDWSQNNAAKTTVAPYSLRAQPTPSVSTPLTWAEVEAAADGEAGAVRQFPAAEVLDRIEEYGDLLIELLDGGPELPVR encoded by the coding sequence GAGGGCCGCAGCCTCGAACTGTCCAATCTGGACAAGGTGCTCTATCCGGCGTCCGGGTTCACCAAGGGTGAGGTGATCGACTACTACACCCGGGTCTCCGAGGCGCTGCTGCCGCACCTGCGGGACCGGGCGCTGACCCGGATCCGCTACCCCAACGGCGTCGACGGGAACTTCTTCTTCGAGAAGAACGCCCCGGCCAGCACCCCGGACTGGGTACGCCTGGAGCGGCTGCCCGCCCCCGGCTCCACCAAGGGCCGGGAGATGCTCGACTACGTCGTCTGCGACGACCTGGCGACGCTGGTCTGGCTGGCCAACCTCGCCGCGCTGGAACTGCACACCCCGCAGTGGCAGGTCGGCGCCCACCCCGACCTGATGGTGATGGACCTCGACCCGGGCGCCCCGGCCGGCCTGGTCGAGTGCTGCGGGGTCGCGCTGCTGATCCGGGAACGCCTCGCCGCCGACGGCATCGCCAGCTATCCGAAGACCTCCGGCAAGAAGGGCATGCAGCTCTCCTGCCCGGTCTCCGGCGGGCAGTCCGCCGACGTCGTCTCCGGCTACGCCCGCCGGATCGCCGAGGAACTCGCCCGCGAGGCACCGAAGTCGATCACCGCCCAGATGGCGAAGCGGCTCCGCCCCGGCAAGATCTTCATCGACTGGAGCCAGAACAACGCGGCGAAGACGACGGTGGCGCCGTACTCGCTGCGGGCCCAGCCGACGCCGTCGGTCTCCACCCCGCTGACCTGGGCCGAGGTGGAGGCAGCCGCCGACGGGGAGGCGGGCGCCGTCCGCCAGTTCCCCGCCGCCGAGGTGCTGGACCGGATCGAGGAGTACGGCGACCTGCTGATCGAACTGCTCGACGGCGGCCCGGAGCTGCCGGTCCGGTGA
- a CDS encoding MarR family winged helix-turn-helix transcriptional regulator, with protein sequence MELADVLAANKALVKVAKLYRSAQADVLSRLALHPGQDVLLWILGQELEGVTVSEIAARLGVEQPTVTRSLSRLEQGGWFVRQPVPRDRRATRIQLTDKGRAAIPEIEAAWRTLAETATAGMTESQRAILVELLEKVRGNLLTLTAETE encoded by the coding sequence GTGGAACTGGCGGATGTCCTGGCTGCCAACAAAGCCCTGGTCAAGGTGGCCAAGCTGTACCGGAGTGCGCAGGCGGACGTGCTGAGCAGGCTCGCCTTGCATCCCGGGCAGGACGTCCTGCTGTGGATACTCGGCCAGGAACTCGAAGGCGTGACCGTCTCGGAGATCGCCGCTCGACTAGGCGTGGAACAGCCTACGGTGACGCGCAGCCTCAGCCGCCTCGAGCAGGGCGGCTGGTTCGTCAGGCAGCCCGTGCCGCGCGATCGACGTGCCACCCGTATTCAGTTGACCGACAAGGGCCGAGCCGCCATCCCGGAAATCGAGGCAGCCTGGCGCACTCTCGCCGAGACCGCAACTGCCGGAATGACAGAATCCCAACGAGCCATCCTGGTTGAACTGCTGGAGAAAGTACGCGGAAACCTCCTCACCCTTACCGCTGAAACTGAATGA
- a CDS encoding WXG100 family type VII secretion target, translated as MADPLDELIDPKVEDPIPDSLENYLGISQYISPSYWLGEAMNLVIGTNPFQWAAEQFTGDWQAVQTAGKAVQTLADFNEACAGALNSAVATVGYGWEGNARDAADEYFSGVGQVLRDQISVLVQLGWQLDVTAFSVYETAGALKGLLEGLVDLLIAIGIEMAATAASAPTIIGPILGGASIAFTAGQAVAKWNQILSLHSTIWNAVQAFSGVVAGLLGQVSDTSLPLLPAREYDHPAVRPPAEPPVSHHRD; from the coding sequence ATGGCCGACCCGTTGGACGAACTGATCGACCCGAAGGTCGAGGACCCGATTCCGGACAGCCTGGAGAACTACCTCGGCATTTCCCAGTACATCAGCCCGTCGTACTGGCTGGGCGAGGCGATGAACCTCGTCATCGGCACCAACCCGTTCCAGTGGGCCGCCGAGCAGTTCACCGGCGACTGGCAGGCGGTGCAGACGGCCGGCAAGGCGGTGCAGACCCTGGCCGACTTCAACGAGGCGTGTGCCGGCGCCCTCAACTCTGCGGTCGCCACCGTCGGCTACGGCTGGGAGGGCAACGCCCGGGACGCCGCCGACGAGTACTTCAGCGGCGTCGGGCAGGTGCTCAGGGACCAGATCAGCGTTCTCGTCCAGCTCGGTTGGCAGTTGGACGTGACGGCGTTCAGCGTCTACGAGACGGCCGGCGCCCTGAAGGGTCTGCTGGAAGGGCTCGTCGACCTGCTGATCGCGATCGGCATCGAGATGGCGGCGACGGCGGCGTCGGCTCCCACCATCATCGGCCCGATCCTCGGCGGGGCCAGCATCGCGTTCACCGCCGGTCAGGCCGTCGCGAAGTGGAATCAGATTCTGAGCTTGCACAGCACCATCTGGAACGCCGTGCAGGCGTTCAGCGGTGTGGTCGCCGGCCTGCTCGGCCAGGTGAGCGACACCAGCCTGCCGCTCCTGCCGGCCAGGGAGTACGACCACCCGGCGGTACGACCGCCGGCCGAACCACCCGTTTCCCACCACCGCGACTGA
- a CDS encoding DUF397 domain-containing protein gives MNTQPRWRTSTRSNGTGNCVEVADNLPGRVLVRDSKDRQGPALTFGPVAWRAFVQLARETA, from the coding sequence ATGAACACTCAGCCACGCTGGCGGACCTCGACGCGCAGCAACGGCACCGGCAATTGCGTGGAAGTGGCCGACAACCTTCCCGGTCGGGTGCTGGTTCGGGACAGCAAGGATCGGCAGGGACCGGCGCTCACCTTCGGCCCGGTCGCCTGGCGCGCCTTCGTCCAACTGGCCCGCGAGACCGCCTGA